A single genomic interval of Eurosta solidaginis isolate ZX-2024a chromosome 3, ASM4086904v1, whole genome shotgun sequence harbors:
- the Septin2 gene encoding septin-2, translating to MSVAVDLVKNEPHLRTLKLSGHVGFDSLPDQLVNKSVQNGFVFNVMCIGETGLGKSTLMDTLFNTSFESTPSPHTLPNVKLKAHTYELQESNVRLKLTICDTVGYGDQINKDDSFKAVVDYIDAQFEAYLQEELKIKRSLVSCHDSRIHVCLYFICPTGHGLKSLDLVCMKKLDSKVNIIPIIAKADTISKSELNRFKSRIMQELSNNGVHIYQFPTDDETVAETNTTMNTHVPFAVVGSTDFIKVGNKLIRARQYPWGTVQVENEMHCDFVKLREMLIRTNMEDMREKTHTRHYELYRQKRLEQMGFSDVDSDNKPISFQQTFEAKRTNHLAELQAKEEEVRQMFVQRVKEKEAELKESEKELHAKFDKLKRDHAEEKRKLEDSRKKLEEDFVEFSRRKTQITTSHHTLTLGKNKKK from the exons ATGTCTGTCGCTGTTGACCTCGTTAAG AATGAACCGCATTTGCGCACCCTCAAGTTGTCTGGGCATGTTGGATTTGATAGCTTGCCAGACCAATTGGTTAACAAGAGCGTACAAAATGGTTTCGTTTTCAACGTTATGTGCATTG GTGAAACGGGGCTTGGAAAATCCACTCTTATGGATACTCTATTTAATACTAGCTTTGAGTCTACTCCTAGTCCTCATACATTGCCTAACGTTAAATTGAAGGCGCATACTTATGAACTTCAAGAAAGCAATGTTCGCCTCAAGCTGACTATTTGCGATACAGTAGGCTATGGTGATCAAATTAACAAAGATGATTCTTTTAAGGCTGTAGTCGACTATATCGATGCACAATTCGAAGCTTATTTACAGGAAGAGTTGAAAATTAAACGTTCTTTAGTTTCGTGTCACGATAGTCGGATTCATGTGTGCCTCTATTTTATATGTCCCACAGGCCATGGCCTCAAATCATTAGATCTAGTTTGTATGAAGAAACTAGATAGCAAAGTCAACATTATCCCGATTATTGCTAAGGCTGATACTATATCAAAGTCAGAACTTAATCGATTTAAGAGTAGAATTATGCAGGAACTGTCTAACAATGGCGTTCACATATATCAATTTCCAACAGATGATGAAACTGTTGCTGAAACTAACACAACTATGAATACGCATGTCCCATTTGCAGTGGTGGGCAGCACCGATTTTATCAAAGTTGGCAATAAGTTAATTCGTGCTCGACAATATCCATGGGGTACGGTTCAAGTCGAAAATGAAATGCATTGCGATTTTGTAAAGCTACGCGAAATGCTTATTAGAACTAATATGGAGGATATGAGAGAAAAAACACATACTCGACATTATGAGCTTTATAGACAAAAACGCCTAGAACAAATGGGATTTAGTGACGTTGATAGTGATAATAAACCA ATATCTTTTCAGCAAACATTTGAAGCAAAAAGGACAAACCATTTAGCGGAGCTGCAGGCCAAAGAAGAAGAAGTTAGACAGATGTTTGTTCAAAGGGTCAAAGAAAAGGAAGCTGAACTTAAGGAAAGTGAGAAGGAG CTTCATGCAAAATTTGATAAGCTCAAACGGGATCACGCTGAAGAAAAGAGAAAACTAGAAGATTCGCGGAAAAAATTAGAAGAAGATTTTGTAGAATTTAGTCGTCGCAAGACGCAAATAACGACATCGCACCACACTTTAACTctaggcaaaaacaaaaaaaagtaa
- the RpL12 gene encoding large ribosomal subunit protein uL11, translated as MPPKFDPTEIKLVYLRCVGGEVGATSSLAPKIGPLGLSPKKVGDDIAKATGDWKGLKITVCLTIQNRQAAISVVPSAASLIIKALKEPPRDRKKQKNIKHSGNVGFEDILSIARTMRPRSMARNLEGTCKEILGTAQSVGCTVDGRPPHDIIDDINSGSVEIPSE; from the exons ATGCCACCTAAATTCGATCCTACGGAAATTAAATTAg TTTATTTGCGATGCGTTGGGGGAGAGGTGGGAGCTACATCCTCTTTGGCTCCCAAAATCGGACCGCTGGGGTTG TCTCCGAAAAAAGTAGGAGATGATATTGCAAAGGCAACTGGAGACTGGAAGGGTCTTAAAATTACAGTCTGTTTGACTATTCAAAATCGTCAGGCTGCTATATCAGTTGTTCCATCTGCAGCATCTTTAATTATAAAGGCACTTAAAGAACCTCCACGTGATaggaaaaaacagaaaaaca TTAAACACAGTGGAAACGTTGGATTTGAAGACATTCTTTCAATTGCAAGAACAATGAGACCAAGATCAATGGCTCGGAATCTAGAAGGCACCTGTAAAGAGATCTTGGGTACCGCGCAGAGCGTCGGTTGCACCGTCGATGGAAGGCCGCCGCATGACATTATAGATGACATTAATAGTGGTTCCGTAGAAATTCCTTCCGAATAA